The DNA segment TAATAAAAGCTATTGGTTGTGAAAATACAACCCAAGAAAATAAGCCTTCACTTTGGTAGTTGTTTATATCAATTAAAGATAAACTTCCTATCATCATCAGTGGAGAAATTAAAGCAAGTCCTGAAATTACTTCATAAGATAAAAGCTGAATTGTAGTTCTTGCTCCTCCAAGTAATGCCCATTTTGAAGCACTACTCATACCACCAAGAAGTGCTCCATAGTGACCCGCTGAAGAGACAGCTAAAACAAATAAAAGACCAACATTTATATCGCTTATTATAGGTTTTACTGTATGTGAAAATATTGTAAATTCAGGTAAAAATGGAACAGCACTCATAGCAATAAACGCTGTAGAAACTGTAATTAATGGAGCAATCATAAAAATAGTTTTATTGGCATTTGCTGGGACTACATCCTCTTTTGTAAAGAGTTTAATTCCATCTGCTAGAAGTTGAAATATTCCAAATGGACCAACAATATTTGGTCCTACTCTTCGTTGAAAAAATGCTAAAATCTTTCTTTCTATATATGTTGTAAAAGCTGCCAAAAATCCAAAAACAGCAAGAACAACAAAGATTTTTATGATAGTTTCAATGATAATTGCTTCCATTTTAAACCTTTCTTATCTTTGCTATTTCATATCTATCTTCTAAAAACAACTCTCTGTTCTCATTTTTCAGAAAAGTAGAAACATAAGGAATATTCCCAGATAATTGATTATCTATGTAAGCATTTAAAATAAGAGTTTTATTTTTTGTAGAAACTTCAACTTTTGAATCTTTTTCAAGATTTAAATCTGAAAACTTTTCTTTTGAAAAGAAAATACCATCTTCTATATTATCTTTGAACTCTTTTGAGACACTTGTAAACTCATTTACTTGATTTAGAGGATTTTTTCTATATATAAAAATCTCATTTTCATTTAAAACTTTCTCTTCTATTTGAGGCAATTCTATTTTATTTTCATAAATTACATTAAAACTATTTAGTAAGTAACCTCTATCTTCAAAACCACTATTTAAAAACTTATTTGGTAAATCATCAAATTCTACTTCTTTGAAACCTTTGTTTGTAGGAAGAGTTTTTGTATATTCAATAGTATGTTCTATATCTTTATTTAAAATAGCATTTGCAATATCATTTAAAGTGTAACCATTATATTTTAAAGCAGCATTTGTAGGAACTACTCTTTTATCTAAATTTGTAAAAGTTCCTTCTTGTTCAAGAAGTGTTGGCATATCTAAATCTTTTTTCCCAAATGAAGCTATCGTAAAATCTGCTAATTCATTGTATCCAATACTAAAACCATTAACTTTATCTTCTAAATTACAAATTAATGATACTCCTAAACTATTTGTTTTTGGTGGAATTATTAAAACTTTGAAGTTTGTGTATTTTGCAATTAATCCAATAATTTTTGCTAAAAACTCTCTATTTTTATGAGTGATAACATCTTCACCAATAACTAAAGTGAAGTTCTTTTTATCGTTGCTAAAATTGTTTAATAGTTCAATAAAACTTTCATCTTTTTCTAATTTTTGAAGTAAAAAAGAGTCTTCAAAATCTATCAAATTTTCAAATTTACTTGGAAGATTAAAGGCATATTTTTTTAATAAAAGAATAAAAATATACTCTTGCATATTTGGTTTATGATAGATGAACTCTGTATTTTTTCCTTTTTTTCCAATTAATTCTAAATTTGTATCAACTAAGGGATGAAAAAATAGTGCATTTGCTTTATTTACTTTTACACTATTGTTTATAGCATTTTTGATACTTGGAGCATCTGTTTTTAAAAAACTTCCAATACTTATTATAAATTCACTATTTTTTATACTCTCTAGTGAACCATTGTATAAAGATTCACCAGCTGTTTTTGAATAGTTTTCTAAAAATTCTTTATATAGTTTTGCTTCATTGTTTACTAGTTTTGCTTTCGTAAAATTTGAAATTTCTTGAAGAATAAATGCCTCTTCATTTGTAATATATGAGTTGAAAATTATATTTTTTGCTTTTTTTAAAGCATTTATTATATTGTTAAAAGCAACTTCATTTTTTACTGCATCTTTATTTTCATAATCAAAACAAAACCTAACTGCTCCACAAAGTTCTTGAAAATGAAACTCATTTGTTACTCTATATACTCTCTTGCGGGTATCATCAATACTTGTTTGTTTAACTTCATAATACATAAATGAACAATCACTATAAAAAGGATTTGCTGCTGGAATTTTCTCTAGTTCCCAAGCGTTTGAAGTGTATTGGAAATTGTTACTAATCATAGCACCTGTTGGACAAACAGCAATACACTCTCCACAGCTAATACAAGAATCACTATTATGTGCTATGAGTGATTTATTTAGTTTATTCCACATAGCATAAGCATCTTTTGGCATGCTCTCTTTTAGATTTTTATCAAGTTCGTTTCC comes from the Aliarcobacter cibarius genome and includes:
- a CDS encoding NADH-quinone oxidoreductase subunit G; its protein translation is MSEQIKLTINGKEFTAEPSETILNIARRNNIFIPAICYLNSCSATLACRLCLVEVDGKQVYACNAKAKENIQIVTSNPSIEKERNAIMQVYCVNHPLQCGVCDKSGECELQNYTLYMQVTEQNYSIKDTHKPKQHWGVMNYDPALCIVCERCVTVCSDIIGSNSLSTTKRGGNELDKNLKESMPKDAYAMWNKLNKSLIAHNSDSCISCGECIAVCPTGAMISNNFQYTSNAWELEKIPAANPFYSDCSFMYYEVKQTSIDDTRKRVYRVTNEFHFQELCGAVRFCFDYENKDAVKNEVAFNNIINALKKAKNIIFNSYITNEEAFILQEISNFTKAKLVNNEAKLYKEFLENYSKTAGESLYNGSLESIKNSEFIISIGSFLKTDAPSIKNAINNSVKVNKANALFFHPLVDTNLELIGKKGKNTEFIYHKPNMQEYIFILLLKKYAFNLPSKFENLIDFEDSFLLQKLEKDESFIELLNNFSNDKKNFTLVIGEDVITHKNREFLAKIIGLIAKYTNFKVLIIPPKTNSLGVSLICNLEDKVNGFSIGYNELADFTIASFGKKDLDMPTLLEQEGTFTNLDKRVVPTNAALKYNGYTLNDIANAILNKDIEHTIEYTKTLPTNKGFKEVEFDDLPNKFLNSGFEDRGYLLNSFNVIYENKIELPQIEEKVLNENEIFIYRKNPLNQVNEFTSVSKEFKDNIEDGIFFSKEKFSDLNLEKDSKVEVSTKNKTLILNAYIDNQLSGNIPYVSTFLKNENRELFLEDRYEIAKIRKV
- the nuoH gene encoding NADH-quinone oxidoreductase subunit NuoH, whose product is MEAIIIETIIKIFVVLAVFGFLAAFTTYIERKILAFFQRRVGPNIVGPFGIFQLLADGIKLFTKEDVVPANANKTIFMIAPLITVSTAFIAMSAVPFLPEFTIFSHTVKPIISDINVGLLFVLAVSSAGHYGALLGGMSSASKWALLGGARTTIQLLSYEVISGLALISPLMMIGSLSLIDINNYQSEGLFSWVVFSQPIAFIMFVISGFAQTNRTPFDLLEHEAELVAGYATEYSGLRWGMFFIGEYANLYTISFLIALIFLGGFNPLWIIPGGIAIVLKVMLLIFVFLWTRATWPHIRPDQLMWLCWKILMPLAFLNILITGFALMF